The following coding sequences are from one Bacillota bacterium window:
- a CDS encoding amidohydrolase — MLAITNGKVLTITQGTIEKGTVLIDNGKIAAVGTDIEVPTGAKVIDADGKWVMPGLIDAHSHLAIFGEPIVWANDDGNEMTDPNTAQVRALDALNPEDPAVPDARSAGFTTVFTGPGSGNVIGGTGMAVKLRGRTAEEMVIPGTEAMKMALGENPKNVYGQMQKRYPSTRMGNAAVMRESLVKAQNYLESINRAKADAAEKQREAEEKAKKGEDAPKGPFTPKLPDRDLKFEALGKVLKREMKARIHCHRADDIMTAIRVAEEFNLDYVIEHCTEGYKIADYLGRKKVRATIGPLFLERFKMELNDISLKNPGVCAKAGVKVALQADAFSGTRFLPIHVGTMIREGMPEEEAFKAVTINAAEIIGLGDRLGSLEPGKDADLAIFDGHPFSNFTSCLYTIIDGEVVFTRK, encoded by the coding sequence ATGTTGGCCATCACCAACGGCAAGGTCCTGACGATCACCCAGGGGACCATCGAGAAGGGCACCGTCCTGATCGACAACGGCAAGATCGCCGCGGTCGGGACCGATATCGAGGTCCCGACCGGAGCGAAGGTCATCGACGCCGACGGCAAGTGGGTCATGCCCGGGCTCATCGACGCCCACAGCCACCTGGCCATCTTCGGCGAGCCGATCGTCTGGGCGAACGACGACGGGAATGAGATGACCGACCCGAACACGGCTCAGGTCCGCGCGCTGGACGCCCTCAACCCCGAGGATCCGGCCGTCCCCGACGCCCGCAGCGCCGGCTTCACCACGGTCTTCACCGGCCCCGGCTCGGGCAACGTGATCGGCGGGACCGGCATGGCCGTCAAGCTCCGCGGCCGGACGGCTGAGGAGATGGTCATCCCCGGCACCGAGGCGATGAAGATGGCCCTCGGTGAGAACCCCAAGAATGTCTACGGCCAGATGCAGAAGCGCTACCCCTCAACCCGGATGGGCAACGCCGCGGTGATGCGCGAATCGTTGGTCAAGGCCCAGAACTACCTGGAGAGCATCAACCGGGCCAAGGCCGACGCGGCCGAGAAGCAGCGTGAGGCGGAGGAGAAGGCCAAGAAGGGCGAGGATGCGCCGAAGGGGCCGTTCACCCCGAAGCTCCCCGACCGCGACCTGAAGTTCGAGGCTCTCGGCAAGGTCCTGAAGCGGGAGATGAAGGCCCGCATCCACTGCCACCGGGCGGATGACATCATGACCGCCATCCGGGTGGCCGAGGAGTTCAACCTCGATTACGTCATCGAGCACTGCACCGAGGGCTACAAGATCGCCGACTACCTGGGCCGGAAGAAGGTCAGGGCGACCATCGGCCCGCTCTTCCTGGAACGCTTCAAGATGGAGTTGAACGACATCTCGCTGAAGAACCCGGGCGTCTGCGCCAAGGCCGGGGTCAAGGTGGCCCTCCAGGCCGACGCCTTCTCGGGGACGCGCTTCCTGCCCATCCATGTCGGCACCATGATCCGCGAGGGGATGCCCGAGGAGGAGGCCTTCAAGGCGGTGACCATCAACGCCGCCGAGATCATCGGCCTCGGCGACCGGCTCGGCTCCCTGGAACCCGGCAAGGACGCGGACCTGGCCATCTTCGACGGCCATCCCTTCTCCAACTTCACGAGTTGCCTTTACACCATCATCGACGGCGAGGTCGTCTTCACCCGGAAGTAG
- a CDS encoding GNAT family N-acetyltransferase produces MSASRLPPDNRRIAIRDVAPTLIDDLIAVCSKEHAVQPIHTEGARIKREWLTEVIRANGPIAKIAYLDRKPAAQLMFYPEDAGPRTPARRDVIVLYCVYTGAPEHRRQGLGSALLENFLEEVRTRKLKAMAGRQVRFIRAPLFDSGEGQSMSDLYRRFGFAPGPDGTREMYLEVHGKYERAKARSVTGRRGNLLPSGRALVFYTPHCQWSYVFADQMAKQIREASPKHEILFVDSWRDPAAEDWPAAEAVIDGCPIYVHVTEGGRFRDEVAQALGGK; encoded by the coding sequence ATGTCCGCATCGCGGCTTCCGCCGGACAACCGGCGGATAGCCATTCGCGACGTGGCCCCAACCCTCATCGATGATCTCATCGCTGTATGCTCGAAAGAGCACGCCGTTCAACCAATCCACACAGAAGGGGCACGAATCAAACGCGAATGGCTCACTGAAGTGATCCGAGCAAACGGCCCCATCGCGAAAATCGCTTACCTCGACCGGAAACCCGCGGCTCAACTGATGTTCTACCCGGAGGACGCCGGACCACGGACCCCGGCCCGGCGCGACGTGATCGTCCTTTACTGCGTCTACACCGGCGCCCCCGAACACCGCCGGCAAGGTCTCGGCTCGGCCCTGCTCGAGAACTTCCTCGAGGAGGTCCGCACCCGCAAGCTCAAGGCCATGGCCGGACGGCAGGTCAGGTTCATCCGCGCCCCCCTCTTCGACTCCGGCGAGGGCCAATCCATGTCCGACCTGTACCGGAGGTTCGGCTTCGCGCCGGGACCGGACGGGACCCGGGAGATGTACCTTGAAGTGCACGGCAAGTACGAGCGGGCCAAGGCCCGCTCGGTCACGGGGCGGCGCGGCAACCTTCTCCCGTCGGGCCGGGCCCTCGTCTTCTACACCCCGCACTGCCAGTGGTCCTACGTCTTCGCCGACCAGATGGCCAAGCAGATCAGAGAAGCCTCGCCCAAGCACGAGATCCTCTTCGTCGACTCCTGGCGCGACCCGGCCGCGGAGGACTGGCCGGCGGCCGAGGCCGTCATCGACGGCTGTCCCATCTACGTCCACGTGACCGAGGGTGGACGTTTTCGCGACGAGGTGGCCCAGGCGCTCGGAGGGAAGTGA
- a CDS encoding peptidoglycan-binding protein: protein MARFGALFPPFIPFGSRNLKLTPVLQRGTDVAVLQYLFDVMVDVMPAEPLGPTISIDGVFGAATDAAVRRVQSYFRLSVDGIVGPQTFFAFGQGVGPNTTYGGPVFGSRNLSPGMTGGDVKIMQNRLNTFRYSLIVGSPADGLFGPKNKAAVQAFQADAIANGDTDMPTDGNVDGSTFDAFWIYTFAGGRGLFQGRNGLDVTFVQTILKNLGFYAGALDGFYGPKTETAVANFQDSEHISSDGVVGPVTFFHIGRHNLNPAPVPFPNIPF from the coding sequence ATGGCTCGTTTTGGCGCTCTCTTCCCGCCCTTTATCCCGTTCGGCAGCCGGAACCTCAAGCTGACCCCGGTCCTCCAACGGGGAACCGACGTGGCCGTCCTCCAGTACCTTTTCGATGTGATGGTCGACGTCATGCCTGCGGAGCCGCTGGGGCCGACGATTTCCATCGACGGGGTCTTCGGCGCCGCCACCGACGCGGCCGTCCGGCGGGTCCAGTCCTACTTCCGCCTGTCGGTTGACGGCATCGTCGGGCCTCAGACCTTCTTCGCTTTCGGCCAGGGAGTGGGTCCCAACACCACCTACGGTGGCCCGGTGTTCGGCAGCCGCAACCTCTCGCCGGGGATGACCGGCGGCGACGTCAAGATCATGCAGAACCGGCTGAACACCTTCCGCTACTCGCTGATCGTGGGCAGCCCGGCCGATGGCCTCTTCGGGCCCAAGAACAAGGCCGCCGTGCAGGCCTTCCAGGCCGACGCCATCGCCAACGGCGACACCGACATGCCGACCGATGGCAACGTCGACGGCAGCACCTTCGATGCTTTCTGGATCTACACCTTTGCCGGCGGGCGGGGGCTGTTCCAGGGTCGCAACGGCCTTGACGTGACCTTTGTCCAGACCATCCTGAAGAACCTCGGGTTCTACGCCGGGGCCCTCGATGGGTTCTATGGCCCGAAGACCGAGACCGCCGTGGCCAACTTCCAGGATTCGGAGCATATCAGCAGCGACGGCGTGGTCGGCCCGGTCACCTTCTTCCACATCGGCCGGCACAATCTGAACCCGGCACCGGTTCCGTTCCCGAACATCCCGTTCTAA
- a CDS encoding DUF5698 domain-containing protein, whose product MELFLSYFLIFIARIMDVSLSTVRTILVVRGRRGWAAVCGFFEVSIYITALSWVMAGGFNDPFKIVAYALGFASGTFVGMLVEEKLAIGTLTMQIIPADESQAHALIEAARECGFGVTSLIGEGREGIRHVLMVTLARRTQRALLALVDRLAPGSFITALDTRSSRGGIFNYRKDK is encoded by the coding sequence ATGGAACTCTTCCTCTCCTACTTTCTCATCTTCATCGCCCGGATCATGGATGTCTCCCTGTCGACCGTCCGGACCATCCTGGTCGTCCGCGGCCGGCGCGGATGGGCCGCCGTCTGCGGCTTCTTCGAGGTCTCGATCTACATCACCGCCCTCAGCTGGGTGATGGCCGGCGGCTTCAACGACCCATTCAAGATCGTTGCCTACGCCCTGGGTTTTGCCAGCGGTACCTTTGTCGGCATGCTGGTTGAGGAGAAGCTGGCCATCGGGACCCTGACGATGCAGATCATCCCGGCCGACGAGAGCCAGGCCCACGCGCTGATCGAGGCGGCCCGGGAGTGCGGGTTCGGGGTCACCTCCCTGATCGGAGAGGGCCGAGAGGGGATCAGGCACGTCCTCATGGTCACCCTCGCCCGCCGGACCCAGAGGGCCCTCCTGGCCCTGGTCGACCGGCTCGCCCCCGGGTCGTTCATCACGGCCCTGGACACCCGGTCGTCGCGCGGGGGCATCTTCAACTACCGGAAGGACAAGTAG
- a CDS encoding SatD family protein, with the protein MRLVTVITADVIGSRGYEGVQVSLENRLRELSHPNLVLPFTVSRGDEVQGVCSGYLTAPELVRHLRYRCRPFALRVGIGLGPAPEQRAQTSWNLTGEAFFRSRDALDSLKGGRHPGTAVVSGNARADVIAGGLLELMDAVFSRWTDEQWEAVQSYELEGTYEAAGRKLGIALQNVEKRCRAARWAAVRRGEAALRDIGQLVAAHPA; encoded by the coding sequence ATGCGGCTGGTGACCGTGATTACCGCCGACGTCATTGGCTCCAGGGGATACGAAGGCGTCCAGGTCAGCCTTGAGAATCGCCTTCGGGAGCTCAGCCATCCAAATCTCGTACTGCCCTTCACCGTCTCTCGCGGGGATGAGGTTCAAGGCGTCTGTTCCGGCTACTTGACCGCTCCCGAGCTCGTCCGTCACCTGCGCTACCGTTGCCGGCCATTCGCTCTGCGAGTTGGCATCGGCCTTGGGCCGGCCCCGGAGCAACGAGCCCAAACATCGTGGAACTTGACCGGCGAAGCCTTCTTTCGTTCACGGGATGCGCTGGATAGCCTCAAGGGCGGCAGACACCCCGGCACGGCGGTCGTCTCCGGGAACGCCCGGGCAGATGTCATTGCCGGGGGCCTACTTGAACTGATGGACGCCGTCTTCTCGCGGTGGACGGACGAGCAATGGGAAGCTGTTCAATCCTATGAACTGGAAGGCACCTACGAGGCGGCCGGAAGGAAGCTCGGAATTGCCCTGCAGAACGTCGAGAAGCGCTGTCGGGCCGCCCGCTGGGCGGCAGTTCGGCGAGGCGAGGCGGCCCTGCGTGACATCGGACAGTTGGTGGCTGCTCACCCAGCATAG
- a CDS encoding IS1634 family transposase — MRVGDRVRQKVVANLGRLDELEDGQLDRLVEGLAKFSRHELIRKQARLLAPEAKWARTWGPALIFRRLWEDLGLQDVFERLLSDTAIVSDLAEAAFAMALNRLVDPMSKLGVSEWMKTVHRPEWEQLELHHFYRALDFLDEHKEGIEKAVYARSSDLFNLNLDLVLWDTTTTYFEGRAAEGLAEYGFSEDKRPDQVQIMVGVLMSRDGFPIAHEVFPGNTAEVDTFRQVLKSVKERFNLSRVILVADRGMVAKKVLEEIENAHLEYLVGVRMRKLKAADEVLSRAGRYHKVAKNLEVKEVVHDGIRYVVCLNPDEVEHDAKVREAAVASLRDKLRSGKAKQLIGNSAYRRYLKIDGAELRINDKALQEEARYDGKYVIRTNSDLSPEEAALSYKSLWQVERAFRELKSGLDLRPVYHWTEKRIRGHVMVCFLALVLEVALRRRLRELAEDVRYDDLLLHLSQLKAVEIHLDGQRYLARTELVGHADLAFRALGMRPPVHVKELPRA, encoded by the coding sequence GTGCGTGTCGGTGACAGGGTCCGCCAGAAGGTCGTCGCCAACCTCGGGCGCCTCGACGAGCTTGAGGACGGCCAATTGGACCGTCTCGTCGAGGGCCTGGCCAAGTTCAGCCGGCATGAGCTCATCAGGAAACAGGCCCGGCTCCTGGCCCCCGAAGCCAAGTGGGCCAGGACGTGGGGCCCCGCCCTGATCTTCCGCCGGCTCTGGGAGGACCTCGGCCTCCAGGATGTGTTCGAGCGGCTCCTCTCGGACACGGCCATCGTCTCGGACCTGGCCGAGGCCGCCTTCGCCATGGCCCTGAACCGCCTTGTGGACCCGATGTCCAAGCTCGGGGTGAGCGAGTGGATGAAGACCGTCCACCGCCCCGAGTGGGAGCAGCTTGAGCTGCACCACTTCTACCGGGCCCTGGACTTTCTCGACGAGCACAAGGAAGGGATCGAGAAGGCGGTCTACGCGCGATCGAGTGATCTCTTCAACCTCAACCTGGACCTCGTCCTGTGGGACACCACGACCACCTACTTCGAGGGCCGGGCCGCGGAGGGGCTGGCCGAGTACGGCTTCTCCGAGGACAAGCGGCCCGACCAGGTGCAGATCATGGTGGGGGTGCTGATGTCCCGGGACGGCTTCCCCATCGCCCACGAGGTCTTCCCCGGGAACACGGCCGAGGTGGACACCTTCCGCCAGGTGCTGAAGAGCGTGAAGGAGCGGTTCAACCTCTCAAGGGTGATCCTGGTGGCCGACCGGGGAATGGTTGCCAAGAAGGTCCTTGAGGAGATCGAGAACGCCCACCTGGAATACCTCGTCGGGGTGAGGATGAGAAAGCTCAAGGCGGCCGACGAGGTCCTCTCGCGGGCGGGGCGCTACCACAAGGTGGCCAAGAACCTCGAGGTGAAAGAAGTCGTCCATGACGGGATTCGCTACGTCGTCTGCCTGAACCCGGATGAAGTTGAACACGACGCCAAGGTCCGGGAAGCAGCGGTGGCGAGCCTTAGAGACAAGCTCCGATCGGGCAAGGCCAAGCAGCTCATTGGCAACAGCGCCTACCGGAGGTATCTGAAGATCGACGGGGCCGAGCTGAGGATCAATGACAAGGCCCTTCAGGAAGAAGCCCGGTATGATGGCAAGTACGTGATCAGGACCAACAGCGATCTGAGCCCGGAAGAGGCGGCCCTCTCCTACAAGAGCCTCTGGCAGGTGGAGCGAGCATTCCGAGAACTGAAGTCCGGCCTTGACCTGAGGCCGGTCTATCACTGGACGGAGAAGAGGATTCGGGGGCACGTGATGGTCTGCTTCCTGGCCCTTGTCCTGGAAGTGGCCCTGCGGCGGAGGCTGAGGGAGTTGGCCGAGGACGTCCGCTACGATGACCTACTCTTACACCTGTCGCAACTGAAGGCGGTGGAGATCCACCTCGATGGTCAGCGGTACCTGGCCCGGACGGAGCTTGTCGGCCATGCCGACCTGGCCTTCCGGGCCCTGGGGATGAGGCCGCCGGTGCATGTGAAGGAGCTGCCACGGGCCTAA
- a CDS encoding DUF6092 family protein, which yields MSAVDNGPEADRARLAREVFKVMTFMLSAAKLLADEPKDYGPFRLIDAAGRLAAALERCGFADEAIKAVAREIEREKYYGLNSEGEIRVYLDRVLGLMADHLAGA from the coding sequence ATGAGCGCGGTCGACAACGGCCCGGAGGCCGACCGGGCCAGGTTGGCCAGGGAGGTCTTCAAGGTGATGACCTTCATGCTCTCGGCGGCCAAGCTCCTCGCCGACGAACCCAAGGACTACGGGCCGTTCCGGCTCATCGATGCGGCCGGCCGTTTGGCCGCTGCCCTGGAGCGGTGCGGGTTCGCCGACGAGGCGATCAAGGCTGTCGCTCGGGAAATCGAGCGGGAGAAGTATTACGGCCTCAATAGCGAGGGGGAGATCCGGGTCTATCTGGATCGGGTTCTCGGGTTAATGGCGGACCATCTGGCCGGCGCCTGA